GGAGATTTGACACACAAACCCGTCGCCCCCTTAGTGCGGTTTCTCCCTAATTCAAGTCCAAAACCTTTGATTTTTAGGGTGAAACATGTAGAGGGAAGGTCAAGGGAGTGTTTCCAAGGGGTTGTTTGAAGAAATTCGTCGGACATTCGTCGGAAAATGGAGATGGGTGGCCGGCAATACCCACGGGTCGTACGAACCCGTTTCTCCCTTttcttccctcttttttttttctctcctttccctcctttcttcaTTTCTGATTGGGCAGTGCCCATGTTCTCCACTCCTCTTTCAAGTCCTTTCCTTTGCATCTCCACCATCCATTTTCCTTttcattaaatctgggccaCCCAATGTGGCAAACCATATTTGATAAGAGAATTCCagattttctatttatttttaaaatgtcCCAAActtcaaacgttaataactaatttaattaaaatttaaattcaataaatttaaataaattctcgagaaataatataaaatctcaataatacaaatatgtaggtgataacagtgaaatccaggaacgggatttcacaatatgtattattattttctggaaaaGTATACAAGTTTTATAGTGAGGagttattatttttggaaagagaaatggtttcaaaaagctttgtttttgcccactcacattttctgtttttcgcccctccaagttttagctGCTGAAAATTCGTATCAACGAGGATTCTTAGCGAATttcagtataggtggctacctctgagggtatgatccttacccacactactgtactttacttatgctttgacgtcacatgtgaaatgggttcactCCCGCTCACAGTGTACTCGTTTTTAGCattattaggtttaaatttattcacattttccatatcactatactttatggcttcgtcaccttctaggtgtcgtccagcacagctcgattcggagtcctagtggacattccggtcggggtgtgtcaaaatcAAATAAcgttcttttattttgtaggtaatatattttccatgtattattacatatattgggcacattttattattataatatatatgtacaaataataggtaaactaattttgaatcaaaataaaattgctttatttgtaagtaaattaattttgaatcaaataacattttttcattatgtaggtattttattttgtatgtttcatcatatatattgggcacattttattattatatgtacaaataataggtaaacTAATTTTGGATCAATATAAAATTGCCTTAtttataagtaaattaattttgaatcaaataacattttttcattatgtaggtattttattttgtatgtatcatcatatatattgggcacattttattattatatgtacaaataatagTTAAACTcgtattgaataaaataatattattttgtatgtaggtacattattttccatgtattttgggatttgctttattatgtaggtaaattattttccatgaaataatttacctacatttatatttaaaatataatttgattGACTAAACTAAGCATGTgttattacatatattaggcaTGTTTTATTGTTACTAGCATTTGTCTaaacactttgtgtgtatgaacacatttttttagaaaatgagaaggagagagggagagagagaacgtgggggagtaggaggtttttgttttttgttttattttatttttttaatattgaaggtattttaacatcatttGTAGGTGagttttcaataaaaaatagtaaaatttggacctgtgaaaattacattattgcccatcattttttttgtgtaatagaagactaagtagtcttttcaccctcttttggttgacaaagagggtttcattaattaataaagaTTATATAGtaggaaatgaatttaatttttttttgtaaacattcaaataggggtattttagaCATAATATTGTTAAATGTGTaaagtcaaatataattaatgaatttactgATGTGAAATCTAGTCAATGAGTTTTATTCGAGTAAAACACTTATGTCGAGTTGTAAGTGAAGAaactaaagtcatattttcagtaaaAACAAAAAGACGAAACAATTCATAGTCAGATCTGATTTAAGTTTCAAAATGCATAACCCTCCATGTTTTACTACGTAGTTGCATCAAGTGAGAGACTACTGTTGATAGAAAATCCAAGGATAAATTAAGCTAAGGGATACCCTAACTCACTATCCATATCTATCTTGTTGAAGCACTCTTCTTCTGCCTCTGCCAAATCTCTTTTTGCTACCTGAAGATCAGCTTCGGATGCAGCTAGCATTGCCCTTCTCCTTCTTATTTCGTTCTCCAAAACATCCACATCTTCTCTCAGTCTATTCACTCTTCCTGCCCTTTTGTTCATCACAAGAACAGATTGAACGTGTGGCTCAAGCCAACCCAAGTTAAACTTGAAGGTCTCAAGCTCCTCCCACAACAGTTGAAGACGTTTACAAGCATCAGGAGTTGTATCCTTCACTTTTGTAGTCTTCAGAAAATGCAAAAGTCGGCCCAAAGCTGTGAATGCGCATTGAACAAACGTACGACTAGCACTTCTCTTCTTGAAGCACTCAATCAACGAAGGATAAGACGAACAAACCTCCTCTAGCAACGGAACAAAATTTCTCTCTATTCGTACTAAACCCCTAAAATCTAAAAGCTCACCAGATTCTTGGTCATCTAAAATCTTGATACCATTACGCACTGAAACTTCAACTTCAACAATACATAAATCATTCACCAGGTACCCCTTATCAGGATCACGAAGCTCACTTAGAGGCATGAATGATTTAAAACCCCAGCTTTTCTTCTCTGCCACAAACTCTCCACTGCCATCTGCAACATTAAATTGGATCCATAAAACAATAACCAAGCAAGAACGCAAAAGAGGGAAAAAAACGCAAAAAAGATGAA
This is a stretch of genomic DNA from Malus domestica chromosome 02, GDT2T_hap1. It encodes these proteins:
- the LOC139191885 gene encoding MATH domain and coiled-coil domain-containing protein At3g58250-like; this encodes MKKEEEEDLWSGTFTWRIYRFSKLRSHWQYSDFFFVGGYKWQVSCLQNRQEDHLSLDLDVPDAATFPSGWSRYAKYSLTVVNQLDSNKSIKKDGSGEFVAEKKSWGFKSFMPLSELRDPDKGYLVNDLCIVEVEVSVRNGIKILDDQESGELLDFRGLVRIERNFVPLLEEVCSSYPSLIECFKKRSASRTFVQCAFTALGRLLHFLKTTKVKDTTPDACKRLQLLWEELETFKFNLGWLEPHVQSVLVMNKRAGRVNRLREDVDVLENEIRRRRAMLAASEADLQVAKRDLAEAEEECFNKIDMDSELGYPLA